Proteins from a genomic interval of Kaistia defluvii:
- the ftsW gene encoding putative lipid II flippase FtsW, translated as MVSRADRSVFAEWWWTVDKYLLFGLLALMIGGVVLSLAGSPPVAERIGLDSFHFVKRHVFFMVPTIAIMIGTSFLSPRNVRRTALIVFAIAIVLMFATLFIGQEVKGARRWINILGFSLQPSEFVKPAFLVLSAWLFTENSRRNDIPGNIFAMLLLAIVAALLVAQPDLGQTMLVVIAWSAVFFMAGLSWFWIAGLAGLAGVGIVAAYTVFPHFAGRINRFLDPAAGDTFQVDTALNSVIHGGWLGRGPGEGVVKRILPDSHTDFIFAVAAEEFGIILCMGLVLMFGFVVVRGMSHSLKNEDAFVRLASAGLLVLFGVQSVINMAVNLNLMPAKGMTLPFISYGGSSMLALAFQMGLVLALTRRRFEPARLTSGFSRFATTRPKAA; from the coding sequence GGTGGTGGACCGTCGACAAATATCTGCTGTTCGGGCTGCTCGCGCTGATGATCGGCGGCGTCGTGCTGTCTCTCGCCGGCAGTCCGCCCGTGGCCGAGCGCATCGGCCTCGACAGCTTCCACTTCGTCAAGCGGCACGTCTTCTTCATGGTGCCGACGATCGCCATCATGATCGGCACGTCCTTCCTGTCGCCGCGCAATGTGCGCCGGACGGCGCTGATCGTGTTCGCGATCGCCATCGTCCTGATGTTCGCGACCCTGTTCATCGGCCAGGAAGTGAAGGGCGCGCGGCGCTGGATCAACATCCTGGGCTTCTCGCTGCAGCCATCCGAGTTCGTCAAGCCGGCCTTCCTCGTCCTGTCGGCCTGGCTGTTTACCGAGAATTCGCGCCGCAACGACATTCCGGGCAACATCTTTGCCATGCTGCTGCTGGCGATCGTCGCTGCTCTGCTGGTGGCGCAGCCGGACCTCGGCCAGACCATGCTCGTCGTCATCGCCTGGTCGGCGGTGTTCTTCATGGCCGGCCTGTCCTGGTTCTGGATCGCCGGCCTCGCCGGCCTTGCCGGCGTCGGCATCGTCGCCGCCTACACCGTGTTTCCCCACTTCGCGGGCCGCATCAACCGCTTCCTGGACCCTGCTGCGGGCGACACCTTCCAGGTCGACACCGCGCTCAATTCCGTCATTCACGGCGGCTGGCTCGGCCGTGGTCCTGGCGAGGGCGTCGTGAAGCGCATCCTGCCGGACAGCCACACCGACTTCATCTTCGCGGTGGCCGCTGAAGAATTCGGCATCATCCTCTGCATGGGGCTGGTGCTGATGTTCGGCTTCGTCGTCGTGCGCGGCATGAGCCATAGCCTGAAGAACGAGGATGCCTTCGTGCGCCTCGCCTCGGCCGGCCTGCTGGTGCTGTTCGGCGTTCAGTCGGTCATCAACATGGCGGTGAACCTGAACCTGATGCCGGCCAAGGGCATGACGCTGCCGTTCATCTCCTATGGCGGCTCCTCCATGCTGGCGCTCGCTTTCCAGATGGGCCTCGTGCTGGCGCTGACGCGCCGCCGCTTCGAGCCGGCCCGCCTGACCTCCGGTTTCAGCCGGTTTGCGACGACCCGTCCGAAGGCTGCTTGA